The segment tcggctgccaaggtccaaaaatcaatggcgtattcagccacgctacccgtgccctgtcgtagcttcaacagtctctttgtggcggtcccggcatggtccgggtgatcaaacacaatttccaattgagaggaaaaatcgtcaaacgacaggctggcaatctgctgagtagaacaagccgcttctgcccaaatcaaagctttgccccttagtaaccccagagcgtaatgtacctttgaggattccgtggagaaagacaggggcttctgttggaacaccaagcggcactgaagcaggaaaccacggcatttgttcaggtccccggtgaaaggttcgggtgaggttgtagggggttcccgcagggcaggagcggaagccgagcctggagcaactgtaggaggaacaggcggaggagaagcagagggaggaagagtagtgagtgttaccaggttagctacctgagaggtgagctgagatacttgatccaacaaccgctggttgttatccaatagagaccggatgagttggtcgtgttgtcccaataacattccctgtgaatggagggcgcgttgtacgccatcacccgttgtttcatgtggcatctctgctgagtccatgtttggccaattcgttctgttaggctaggtggggactcaggcgcagagacggacacacggacaaagagggtgaattaagatgttgtttattcagcgtgttttggcagagagaagcagttcagggtggagcagcttcagaccggggtaggagctgagtggggtggagagccagtagcactgagagctggatgacgaggatatcagacaacagatgagcaggttgcggcgtgggagtggcaggcaggcaggcagcaggaacagacgggatctggtcgaaggagagacaggttacaaacgtggcagagacaactataatgctgagagggtaacaactaaactgagattgctgtacggagccaagttaccacaggtggtgtaggaacgaactggcgctggagaggtggccagcccgggtagataactgctggttgattggtgacaatgagctgcagctggatgtaactgagcaggagagagaatggccacgccccctgacctagatcctctgactgggctgcacagcgggaggagacagacacagacaacacacacagggaaaaaaggaaaaggaaaacaagcggggacaggaacaacagtgccggaccgtaacaccctcgatctggggctccacgcaagatctcaccccgtggggtcaaaatgatcacaagaacggtgagcaaaaatcacagaaccacacggggggacctagtgaatgacctgcagagagctgggaccaaagtaacaaagcctaccatcagtaacacactacgccgccagggactcaaatcctgcagtgccagacgtgtccccctgcttaagccagtacatgtccaggcccatctgaagtttgctagagtgcatttggatgatccagaagaggattgggagaatgtcatatggtcagatgaaaccaaaatagaacttttttggtaaaaactcaactcgtcgtgtttggaggacaaagaatgctgagttgcatccaaagaacaccatacctactgtgaagcatggggggtggaaacatcatgctttggggctgtttttctgcaagggaccaggacgactgatccgtgtaaaggaaagaatgaatggggccatgtatcgtgagattttgagtgaaaacctccttccatcagcaagggcattgaagatgaaacgtggctgggtctttcagcatgacaatgatcccaaacacaccgcccgggcaacgaaggagtggcttcgtaagaagcatttcaaggtcctggagtggcctagccagtctccagatctcaacccaatagaaaatctttggagggagttgaaagtccgtgttgcccagcgacagccccaaaacatcactgctctagaggagatctgcatggaggaatgggccaaaataccagcaacagtgtgtgaaatccttgtgaagacttacagaaaacgtttgacctgtgtcattgccaacaaagtgtatataacaaagtattgagaaacttttgttattgaccaaatacttattttccaccataattagcaaataaattcattaaaaatcctacaatgtgattttcctgaatttattttctcattttgtctgtcatagttgacgtgtacctatgatgaaaattacaggcctctctcatctttttaagtgggagaacttgcacaattggtggctgactaaatactttttttccccactgtacatgctaaaatcgccactgtctGGGAATGAAAGAGACTGAAGTGAATATGTGCCATCCATACCACAACATGAATATGAGATTACCAATATAAGTAGAGTTTAGTCCTCCCTACTGTTCTAGCTTTCACTAACCCAACCCAGAACCCACAACAAAGAGTAGCCTAGGCCTTACAGTACTTTTGTTtctgtgggtttaaataacctaCAGTAAAACCTCACATATCATATCCTGACTGTAAAACTCTTACAGATTGGTCAGAACAAGACTACCCCCTCAAACACAAAATCATAAGAAATCAGTCATCAATTTCTCAGTCAGTGCACAAGCGCTGCACATCAGCTAAGGTACAGATCGGaatctatgtaaaaaaaaaaaaaaaagtcctgTGTTTATAAACGTTGAAATTGACTTTGCCgcttcagcatgcttttgtggcacggTCGGTGCCACGCAGGGCTATGgaccagaaggttgagggtttgTGACCACCACAGATGAGTTCACTCTCCCTGACTGTTTCATTACTTTACGATCAGAGCCggttgcagacaatgatcagctagagGGGAATCAGATTTCTAACATTTTGATGCTAAATCTATCATTATATAAAATGTATGCAACAAATTTTCCATCAataggtttctgtgccaatgtaccacacaaccaataaacaaaacataccgaCTTCAGGCACTTCATGGTTTGCATTCAACATGATCataaatagactatgtcaatctagacaaacagaaaacacgtccctccctaccttgtaggcTTATCCAGTATtgaaggcttggcttgacaatctcataattgtcattaaactttttcgtcttttgtaacagatgtctctttccattcatcaaattgccACCGCACCGTTTGGATTGATTGATGTATTTAATTTTTCTGTAAAAAACCCCACATATATACACAAACAATGTTAAAAGTGACCGAgattgcacaataaagtctgtgacttatttccattgtggtccctacaTTTGCTACAGTAATATGAGGACTAAATGTGCGTATAATTTATACATCTCCATCTGGCTGTCGGCAGTCACCTTTTTTTAAAGTTGTAAAGATGATTATGTAGTTTGTggccctgtgtggctcagttggtagagcatggcacttgcaacgccagggttttgggttcgattcacatggggggccagtacaaacaaatattaaaatgaatgcactcactactttaagtcgctctggataagagtgtctgctaaatgacgtaaatgtaaacgtatttttttattctgtatgtaaacccgagacactccatttagtatgatatgttacatttcgtatagTATGTATTACATTTGTggctgtccatcacccatttcatatgatattttacaaattacaattcatattataATTTGCAAGatatacaatatgttacaaatttgcaaaagtatgatatgttacgaattttagctaggtggctaaagttagctagctggctaatgttagctaggctaagggttagggttagattgcagtcagaatgccaattgcacactccctcaaaacttgagacatctgttgcattgtgttttgtgacaaaactgcacattttagggtggccttttattgtccccagcacaaggtgcacctttgcaatgatcatgctgtttaatcagcttcttgatatgccacacctgtcaggtggatggattatcttggcaaagaagaaatgctcactaacagggacgcaaacaaatttgtgcacaacatttgagagaaataagctttctgtgcACATGGAAAATATCTGCGTTTTTTTATTTCAgcccatgaaacatgggaccaacacttcacatgttgcatttatgtttttgttcagtatacataacaTGGCAAAATGTTCTAATAAATGAGCCAACTAGACAAGATGACCATGGAAAGCAGTCACCtcaacttacagtggggaaaaaaagtatttagtcagccaccaattgtgcaagttctcccacttaaaaagatgagagaggcctgtaattttcatcataggtacacgtcaactatgacagacaaaatgagaaaaaaaatccagaaaatcacattgtaggattttttatgaatttatttgcaaattatggtggaaaataaatatttggtcaatatcaaaagtttctcaatactttgttatataccctttgttggcaatgacacaggtcaaacgttttctgtaagtcttcacaaggttttcacacactgttgctggtattttggcccattcctccatgcagatctcctctagagcagtgatgttttggggctgtcgctgggcaacacggactttcaactcccctccaaagattttctatggggttgagatctggagactggctaggccactccaggaccttgaaatgcttcttacgaagccactccttcgttgcccgggcggtgtgtttgggatcattgtcatgctgaaagacccagccacgtttcatcttcaatgcccttgctgatggaaggaggttttcactcaaaatctcacgatacatggccccattcattctttcctttacacggatcagtcgtcctggtcccttgcagaaaaacagccccaaagcatgatgtttccacccccattcttcacagtaggtatggtgttctttggatgcaactcagcattctttgtcctccaaacacgacgagttgagtttttaccaaaaagttctattttggtttcatctgaccatatgacattctcccaatcctcttctggatcatccaaatgcactctagcaaacttcagacgggcctggacatgtactggcttaagcagggggacatgtctggcactgcaggatttgagtccctggcggcgtagtgtgttactgatggtaggctttgttactttggtcccagctctctgcaggtcattcactaggtcccccgtgtggttctgggattttttctcaccgttcttgtgatcattttgaccccacggggtgagatcttgcgtggagccccagatcgagggagattatcagtagtcttgtatgtcttccatttcctaataattgctcccacagttgatttcttcaaaccaagctgcttacctattgcagattcagtcttcccagcctggtgcaggtctacaattttgtttctggtgtcctttgacagctctttggtcttggccatagtggagtttggagtgtgactgtttgaggttgtggacaggtgtcttttatactgataacaagttcaaacaggtgccattaatacaggtaacgagtggaggacagaggagcctcttaaagaagaagttacaggtctgtgagagccagaaaccttgcttgtttgtaggtgaccaaatacttattttccaccataatttgcaaataaattcattaaaaatcctacaatgtgattttctggatttacaggcctctctcatctttttaagtgggagaacttgcacaattggtggctgactaaatacttttttcccccactgtatatacatacacatacacacacacacacacacacacacatacacacatacatacatatccttattaaaaatgtatatattctcctttattactttccaaccccgccaccctttccccacttggagtaaactagtgaacaacaacgcctaggcctctacttccatcccttacccactatctacattttatggacacagtcaattttacagtaattacattttgtttgttctttctcctgaacttcttctactctcaacctctccgatcattttcatgatgtccatccggtttgcttctatatgccatatctttctaactgtgctccttcacaaaagctcccaacctacaaccccatacacttattatggacacagcatgcctacattattagttatcttgttattgtttgttgttattagtcccatccttcaattccattcaacacctcccatctatcttttaacaccatccatataggacttctatttgccatatatatttcaactgtactgtgatgtcttacaaaagttctgaacctttctattctcattgtttttacagattgtgaattgaaaataaacatttttgctaatagtattatgttattgttcgattgactatgactttcagatcacccagtagtgctatctgcagggttagctccaggtaaatattgcaatcctttagccattcctggacctgtgtccaaaaacaagctacaaatggacagtaccaaaacaaatgatctaatgattctgtctcttcgcagcaaaatctgcagagtgggaagattgtatcccccatataaataacattctattggtagcaagaattttatatacagtgggggaaaaaagtatttagtcaaccaccaattgtgcaagttctcccacttactgTGGTTTGGATAGTGTGTTCTGTTTTCACTTTATCTGCTGGAGTCTGGAAACACCCTTATTATAGGAAGgacatttaggcctatataggAGGTTGTTGGAAGGGTGTGGGAAATATGTCCTTTTTGGGTCAGAAAGATAAGACCAGACACCTGTGAAGGAATGGACCTTATATCATCCAGTGTAAGAAGAGCGGGAACATACAGCCATGTGGTGTTGAAACACATCATTTGTTCTCCCAAGAGCTGtgatgttgtattgtgttgtgttgtgttatggtgAGCTGCTGTGGTTGCCCTTTTTGTGTTGAGAGATGAGTTTTGCTAGATTAGCATGGGGGATGCTGCTGCATTGTGCATTGCTGTTAGTGTAGCCTGTTTGCTGTTGTGTTTTAtcaacacctgttgtctatccCACGGTGTCCGTGGCCAGTTGCCCACACAGATAGCCTTATATGGCTCTGATATGAATTATCAAGTTAGTGATGATGAAACCGGACAGTGCGCAGATTCATTTGCTCAAGATCATACGATTAAGATGGTGCCACATTATGGACACGCCCACGCCCACACTGAGTCGCACGTTCCCTTCACTCTCAGACAGATCGCTGGCAATGTTGAACTACTGCAGTTGTTAGATCACTCTTGTCGTGCGGGTAGTGTCAATGAAGATGATTTGGGTGTTCTGTAAGTAACCTTACTAATATCAAGTAGGCTAAAGTAATAGCTATACAGGCCAATAGTAAGTGAGCTGTTTAAAAAATTGTTATGCGTTATTTCATGTGTAGTGCACCGGCCGAATCGTCCTATGTAGACTTTTTCCCTCATGTTCCACCGTCTTGCAATGTTGAGGTTTGGGAGAGTATGGAAAAGCAGAGTAGCCTTAATCGATCATGGGATTATGTTTTATCATGTTATGCTATCATGTTTTTTTCATGTTATTCGACCATGTTTTATGCCTAGttaaaatgtaatgttttttaaagttTATTTTAGTCTATATATATGTTTATTATTAATACGGATTGATGGAATATTGCAAATTCGTCCACTCGTGCTCTGATATCGCAGTTTGGAGGATTTGGATGATTCACTTGATGTATTTTGTCAATGTTTGTCTGTCTACATCATAGCGGAAATCCccatatgtttatttattttcccttttgtactttaactatttgcacgtaaaatgacatttgaaatgtctttatttttttggaacttttgtgagtgtaatgtttactgttcattttaattgtttatttcacttttgtttaccatctacttcacttgctttggcaatgttaacatatgtttcccatgccaataaagcccttaaattgaattgaattgagagcgagagagaggcttgtgtgtgcgtgcgtgcatgcgtgagtGTTTATGGAACAGGTGTATACACGTGTGAGCAGTGTTTCTTATCAGTATTATTAGCTTGATGTGTCAGTGTCGTTGCAAAACAATGGAGCGGTATGTTCTACTTGTCAAATCCGTTCTCTGATTTGTGAAAACCGCTCTAACCAATTATCCCACCTCTTtgttatgggtggaagatggcacattgatgccatctgttggtaaatgttcattactgcaactccagtgttttaccggtgtacttgagatacccggatgtattgcaatatactgaacaagactggttactTGCATCAATGCCTCTGTCTCGTTATTTAACATTCAAACACTCTTAATTTGATATAGCTTTTAGTACAATACATCTGGGGGTTTGTGGACAGATATCTGTTATACACTCCTGTAATATAGCATCCATTTTAAATGtctatgtctctctatctctctgattCTACAATCCATGCCATGTGTCCAAAGTTCAAACTGAGTTCCCTTTCTTTCACAGTGGTGTCTCAGCTGGCTAGCTGTGTCAGCGCCCAGACCATTGGCTGTAACAACACTGTACATGCCGACGGTACAACGACCTATCAACTCTCAGAGCCCCTGCCAGGATCGCCCTCAACCTGTGTAAGGCAGTGGTTGGATGCAAATGTGAGTGACTATATGATTGCTTATTTTGGGGCTACATCTGTATAGCTGAGATCAACATTGTTTGAATGACACTCCAGTACATGCTGTGCAGTACTATTTTCATGTTGGACCTGATGATGAGGCAACTAGCAGATGTGTCACTGTATTCATTCACAGCAGTGGCCACCGGCCCCAGTCCTGGAGAACTACAGGATGTGCAGGCTTTatttccagcccagcactaacacacccgattcaactaatcaagatcttgatgattagttgagtAGTTGAATCAGGTGCATTTCTGTTCTGTAGCTATCCAGGACCAGGGTCAGTGAACAGTGAGTTATGCAATGCTGTGGCAACACAGAGTAACACCATTTtgtgttttgtattttatttaggaTACTGTTCtcaccactgacaaagacattgaCAAAGATCGTGTTGTGGTTCAGACCAGTCAATCTATTACCACCACAGGCTGCATGGACAGACTGAAGTACTTAGAGGAATGCACACATAATAAAAAGGTGCATAGAATaagtttaccctccactacaacCCTACTGTTACTGTATGGTTACTGTTTGTGTTGGGATAACATGAAAATAAAGGTCATGATTATGGATTTCATTTGCATACACATGCTGTAGCTGTCACTAGGTCGTAAAGTGCTTGATAAAGGCAAGCTCACATCATGCAACACCTGTGTGTAGCACTCACTATTTGGGTAATGCACAGTAGCCATTTTGTGCCAAAATACTCACCACATATTCACACTGGCTATCAGTGTCATGAGCACATAGAACATAGCAGCGGGATTCATGAGCATTTAAGGCCAGAGAGAGTGCAGACATGTTCAGGCATGTTCAGGACATCTAGTGACTACTTCCTCTCTGCCTTCTGTTCACCTGTTTTTTTCTCCATCTCTTATAGATGTCATTTCGTGAAGCAGAGTGCCTTAGTGAGTATGAGTCCATATTACAGTGTTATTGCCAAACCACCAGTAGCAAGGTAGAGTTAGTATTTCTAAGAACAATGCACTGAAAGCATGGTGAGATGTTTTCACCAGAAATGAGAATCCACATCAGACACCTACATAAAATCCCCCCTCATATTCTCACTGCTCTGTAGTTGTGGAAGTACCGAAATACACATCCCACACAAATAATGTTCAGAGAGCATGCCAACAAGTCTGCAAACTTGAATGGCCCATTTAGTCATGTCAGAATGCTTTAGATGGGATATCTAGCACGTTTGGaatcgtagtagtagtagtagtagtagcagcagtagcagtagtagtagtagtagcagtagcagtagcagtagcagtagcagtagtagtagtagtagcagtagcagtagtagtagtagtagtagtagcagtagcagtagcagtagtagtaagtCATTACCTAACTGTAAATAAAGTGCATGTACATTTTAATGAAAGTACACTAATACTGGTTCAAGTTAGTTACTAATGTTCTTGCTGTGTTGTTAAATGTATGCAACTTTGTGTgcaactttgtgtgtgtgtgtgctattctCAAGGCTTGCTGGAGTTTTCCACCAACTTCAACATTGTGTCTCTGAACTTGTCTAGGTAACTGCATTGTGAAGCCGTTTAACCTGGAACACGTTGAATCAGGTGATGATGACTCACAGTAGCTTGAGACATGCAGAGAGATCTTGGTATTGTTGCTATGGCTCCAGTAATCTGCCACTTCCTGTTAACTACTGGATACTATAACTGTCTGAAAACATTCCTTTGTTATCTAATGTCTGCTTGATTCAGAGGCTTTATTGACTCTCTTATCAGCAGTAATAGCAGACATATACTTTGATTGGTCTGGATTGAGTGGCTCTTTATTACAATGGCAGCACTTAGTTAACTACCAGTGCTGTATAAACTAAATGATACTGTAGTAACACTGTAATTATAAAGTGGTTTATTTAACACCTTCCATACCATAACATTGCAAGATTTGAAATTCCAAAACATACAGGTAAAATGAACAATGCATACGATTAGAGAAAATAAAgtgtggttgtgtgtttgatGCTGATCTACCCTTCCTCTCCTACTCTTCAACAGAGCACAATATATGTTTTGGTGATTGGTGTGTATCAGAGATAACATTTGGGCTTGCCTTTGGGATATCAGCtgctgtcatcatcatcatcctggtTCTCCTTATTCGCTACAAGATCCACATTTACCGGTAAGCATCCTCATCAGAGGCGATGTACTGTAACTGTGGAACTCAGGTTGGAGTGTTCAGTCAGGAGATAGTGAAGAAAGTATGTTGAAGACTTTTAATTAAGAAGATTGGATGATGTATGATGGGATTCAAGGTTTTGATGTTCTATTGATGTGTTGAGAAGAAGAGTTTTATATATATATGACTATATTGatgatgtactgtatattttcaataacatAGTATTTTGATAGTATGTATCTGAGTGGAGTATTGCTGTCTTTTCTAGAGTGTGCGTGTTTGTTAGAAGTTGGGTGAATGGGAGCACTAGAGAACCCTCTCCTGACCCAGAGAAGTCCCAGACCCACCCTGCTCCTGCTCCCATTGTCAAGTACTCCACTGTGAACCAGCAGGCAACAGTCATCGTGTGAAAAGGGACCAGGGGGTGAAGGggcggagggaaagagagagaggagggaaagaggagggagagagaacaagaTGTAGAGGTTataggagaggaaggaaagaggtTTATTTGCTTTGAGTTCACTTCCTGGCCAGAGTCGTCATTGGAAATGAAAATAGGTTCTCATCCAGCCAACTTGGTCACTTAAAggctacttccccagagtcagatgaacttgtggataacaTTTGTGTGTATCTGCGTCCAGTATgtaggaagttagaggtagtttcgcgagccaatgctaactagcaatTGCGCAAACGCTAGTGagcaacttccttcatactggaggcagatacataaaaatggtatccatgagttcttctgattctggggaagtagatacagggcctcattgaccagatcctgaactatccctttaaaggatGAACAAGTAGTACACTGGCTGTATAGTAAGGACTATATGGTTCTGCTATTGCTGGGATGGGTTTCTGTTTCATTGATTATTTTCCCGCTACTTGTGGAGTTATTATTACTATACGAGATATAATATAAATATCATAATAATGTATTTCTATATGACACATTCCATTGCTATGTGATTGAATTTACTGAGTAATAGCTCAAATATTACTGAAATCAAATGCTGCTCCATATAATAATATTATGAATTATATAATGATATATGGTTATAGAACCTATcacttaaatatattttattatttatcacatatatatattattataacgGTGGAGGGAAGTAGACCTCTGAATGACCCGATGCACTAAAGAAAATAAGCTAACCCGCTGTAGAAgcgcccgagtggcgcagtggtctaaggcactgcatcgcagtgctagctgtgccactagagatcctggttcgaatccaggctctgtcgtagccggccgcgaccgggagacccatgcgacggcgcacaattggcccagcgtcgtccagggtaggggagggaatggccggcagggatgtagctcagttggtagagcatggcgtttgcaacgccagggttgtgggttcgattcccacggggggccagtatgaaaaaaatatatatatattttttaaaaataatgaatgcactcactaactgtaagtcgctctggataagagcgtctgctaaatgactaaaatgtaaatgtaagctggGAAACTCTTATTACAGCTACACCAGGGAGTGTACAGTTACAGGTTACACTGCAGAAACTTCTCCCCCATCTtgtccttacacacacacacacacacacacacacacacacacacgctctcacacacacacacacctcatagcTGCCCGTCTATTATTAATTTAATGTTTTTAGgtattttattttcctttttaaAGCATTTGAATGTGCTTGAAATATGAGATGGCTGTCGTTTTACGTTATGGGAACGTGTTGATCTCTTGCCTTGGAAGCTAATGAGTGTCTTGGCTCagaagctcacacacacacagagagagagagagagagagagaaagagattgtttA is part of the Coregonus clupeaformis isolate EN_2021a chromosome 28, ASM2061545v1, whole genome shotgun sequence genome and harbors:
- the LOC121542348 gene encoding uncharacterized protein LOC121542348 isoform X1, with the translated sequence MKMIWVFLVSQLASCVSAQTIGCNNTVHADGTTTYQLSEPLPGSPSTCVRQWLDANDTVLTTDKDIDKDRVVVQTSQSITTTGCMDRLKYLEECTHNKKMSFREAECLSNCIVKPFNLEHVESEHNICFGDWCVSEITFGLAFGISAAVIIIILVLLIRYKIHIYRVCVFVRSWVNGSTREPSPDPEKSQTHPAPAPIVKYSTVNQQATVIV
- the LOC121542348 gene encoding uncharacterized protein LOC121542348 isoform X2, whose protein sequence is MKMIWVFLVSQLASCVSAQTIGCNNTVHADGTTTYQLSEPLPGSPSTCVRQWLDANMSFREAECLSNCIVKPFNLEHVESEHNICFGDWCVSEITFGLAFGISAAVIIIILVLLIRYKIHIYRVCVFVRSWVNGSTREPSPDPEKSQTHPAPAPIVKYSTVNQQATVIV